From one Bacillus sp. FJAT-42376 genomic stretch:
- a CDS encoding HD-GYP domain-containing protein translates to MRTGLEQIIEGCILAEDIKGKSKEPLMRKETVMDEEMLGVLRAFLVKEVDVQPYLTNGDAFQPGYRISSEVNESVPTDFFAAFRKSTELFRRNFHAWQSGVAIDIPKVREIVLPLADLFKDEPKEILKIPVYYSGEEYIVQHCLAVSIMSYYMAKELNFPSGEMNQIALAGVLSDCGMSKIQSSVLLKKLALTDREFAEIKQHSISSYKMIKDIATIKEGVKVGVLQHHERMDGSGYPLGVKGDQLHPYGKIVALADTFMAMICPRPYREGLSPFKVFEEIKHDSFGKFDLTAVNVLSKLLVRILHGSRVRISNGEIGEVIFTDSQKPVRPIVSLESGEMIQLERRMDLYIVETL, encoded by the coding sequence GTGCGTACAGGATTAGAGCAAATTATCGAAGGCTGTATCCTGGCAGAGGATATAAAAGGGAAATCGAAAGAGCCATTAATGCGGAAAGAAACGGTTATGGATGAAGAGATGCTTGGTGTTCTCCGGGCTTTTCTTGTTAAAGAGGTTGACGTTCAGCCTTATTTAACGAATGGAGATGCATTTCAGCCGGGCTACCGCATTTCTTCTGAGGTAAATGAAAGCGTTCCAACGGATTTCTTTGCTGCCTTCAGGAAGAGTACGGAGCTTTTCCGCCGGAATTTTCATGCATGGCAATCAGGGGTGGCAATTGATATCCCGAAGGTTCGCGAAATTGTTTTGCCGCTCGCTGATTTATTTAAAGATGAGCCGAAGGAAATTCTGAAAATCCCGGTCTATTATTCAGGGGAAGAATACATTGTGCAGCACTGCCTTGCTGTCTCGATCATGAGCTATTACATGGCGAAAGAACTGAATTTTCCAAGCGGAGAAATGAATCAGATCGCCCTGGCTGGTGTTTTAAGCGATTGCGGCATGTCAAAAATTCAGTCATCTGTTCTTCTTAAAAAGCTGGCTCTTACGGATCGGGAATTCGCTGAAATTAAACAGCATTCCATTAGCAGCTACAAAATGATTAAAGACATCGCAACGATAAAAGAGGGAGTTAAAGTAGGCGTGCTTCAGCATCATGAAAGAATGGACGGGAGCGGGTATCCGCTGGGGGTAAAGGGGGACCAGCTTCATCCGTACGGGAAAATTGTAGCGCTTGCTGATACGTTCATGGCCATGATTTGCCCAAGGCCATACCGGGAAGGACTTTCACCCTTTAAAGTTTTTGAAGAAATCAAACATGATAGTTTTGGAAAATTTGATCTTACCGCTGTAAATGTCCTTTCAAAGCTGCTCGTCCGTATCCTTCACGGCTCCCGGGTAAGGATCTCGAACGGGGAAATAGGAGAAGTGATTTTCACAGATTCTCAAAAACCGGTCAGACCGATTGTCAGCCTGGAATCGGGAGAGATGATTCAGCTTGAAAGACGCATGGATCTTTATATAGTAGAAACTCTATAA
- a CDS encoding transposase, which yields MKRKNGPIEDVKKKYVRMALESGNTAFLARKLSVAPSTLSGWVRQYRDEVELEMKMEGVSPLSENSGTDEIQKKYDQAMKLLGEKELEVEMLREMIKKKSKR from the coding sequence ATGAAGAGAAAGAATGGTCCGATTGAGGACGTAAAGAAGAAATATGTCAGAATGGCATTAGAGTCCGGCAATACGGCTTTCCTAGCCAGGAAATTATCAGTAGCTCCTTCTACTCTGTCTGGGTGGGTGCGCCAGTATCGGGATGAAGTCGAATTAGAGATGAAAATGGAGGGTGTCTCTCCCCTTTCTGAAAACTCTGGTACGGATGAGATCCAGAAAAAATATGATCAAGCCATGAAACTGTTAGGGGAAAAAGAGCTGGAAGTTGAAATGCTTCGAGAAATGATAAAAAAAAAATCGAAACGCTAA
- a CDS encoding IS3 family transposase, whose protein sequence is METLTDKVEFAKEWVEAGFAVTRVINIVGISKSTYYYQQANPIPAKRVAGGRPIPGFSLDSKGKRVSDEQIKAYLVKLIGGMEAVYGYRKLTSCLKRKHHLTISKKKVYRLCKEMGILFPLKIRNNKYPRKIARNRIVTGPNQMWQIDIKYGYIPGIERFFYLASAIDVYDRKIVGFYLGRTCGGKDITKMLKTALRARKIENSGEEKLVLRTDNGPQFIGIQFQEFCLENKERLEHERIPPKSPNLNAYIESFHSVLERECYQRHEFQTFEEANEVVKEYIQFYNNKRLHGSLEDWPPAVYFQKHKKGEVKPRKIAL, encoded by the coding sequence ATCGAAACGCTAACCGATAAAGTCGAATTCGCAAAAGAATGGGTAGAAGCCGGGTTTGCGGTCACTCGGGTAATCAACATTGTGGGAATATCTAAGTCCACTTACTATTATCAACAGGCCAATCCCATTCCGGCGAAAAGGGTAGCTGGCGGAAGGCCTATCCCCGGTTTTTCCTTAGACTCAAAAGGAAAACGTGTATCTGACGAGCAAATCAAAGCGTACCTGGTCAAGCTGATCGGTGGTATGGAGGCGGTCTATGGGTATCGGAAACTGACAAGCTGCCTAAAACGGAAGCACCATCTGACCATCAGTAAAAAGAAGGTGTACCGTCTGTGCAAGGAAATGGGGATCCTGTTCCCTTTAAAAATTCGAAACAATAAGTACCCCAGAAAGATTGCCAGGAATCGAATCGTCACAGGTCCAAATCAAATGTGGCAGATTGACATCAAATATGGATACATCCCAGGCATAGAGCGTTTTTTCTACCTGGCAAGCGCGATAGACGTGTACGATCGGAAGATTGTCGGCTTTTATTTAGGGAGAACATGTGGCGGGAAAGATATCACAAAAATGCTTAAGACGGCTCTGAGAGCCCGTAAAATAGAAAATTCCGGCGAAGAGAAGCTGGTGCTTAGAACCGATAATGGACCCCAGTTTATCGGGATCCAATTTCAAGAGTTCTGCCTGGAAAACAAAGAAAGGCTGGAGCATGAACGAATTCCTCCAAAGTCACCTAATTTGAATGCTTATATCGAGTCCTTTCATAGCGTCCTCGAACGAGAGTGTTACCAGCGGCACGAATTCCAGACATTCGAAGAGGCCAATGAAGTCGTGAAGGAATACATTCAGTTTTACAATAACAAAAGACTGCATGGAAGCCTTGAGGACTGGCCTCCAGCTGTCTATTTTCAGAAACATAAAAAGGGTGAAGTAAAACCTAGAAAGATCGCTCTTTGA